One window of the Xiphophorus couchianus chromosome 12, X_couchianus-1.0, whole genome shotgun sequence genome contains the following:
- the gatd3l gene encoding ES1 protein, mitochondrial: protein MLATRTLLSKQTLTAVSHQPACFVHQGEYGYWGNTKVAVVFSGCGWWDGSDVHEGVYTMYHLSRNGARFRMFAPNQQQMHVMDHMKKQPSSGENRNVMIESARFIHGQGKKQIQDLSTLDVNNFDAVIFPGGHGIVKNLSTFMKDGKDCKLHNDVERVLKEFHRSRKPIGLASMAPVLACRVLPSIEVTMGYERDESTRWGNWPQTNMVQAVKGMGARHVVREPYEAYVDEKNKVVSTPSFMWETDYHYHYIFDGVGNMVKHVMRLSSKKE from the exons ATGCTGGCAACCAGGACCTTGCTGTCAAAACAGACTCTGACCGCTGTCTCTCATCAGCCTGCCTGCTTCGTTCATCAAGGGGAATATGGCTACTGGGGAAACACCAAAGTTGCTGTG GTTTTCTCAGGATGTGGATGGTGGGATGGAAGTGATGTCCATGAAGGAGTGTA CACCATGTACCACCTGAGCAGGAACGGCGCCCGCTTCCGCATGTTTGCTCCAAATCAGCAGCAAATGCATGTGATGGATCACATGAAGAAGCAGCCTTCCTCGGGCGAGAACCG GAACGTGATGATCGAGTCAGCTCGCTTCATTCATGGCCAGGGAAAGAAGCAAATACAGGACCTATCCACGCTGGACGTCAACAACTTCGACGCCGTCATCTTTCCTGGAGGCCACGGGATCGTCAAGAATCT atcCACTTTTATGAAGGACGGCAAGGACTGCAAGCTGCACAATGACGTGGAAAGAGTGCTTAAAGAGTTCCACCGTTCTCGCAAACCTATTGG CCTGGCCAGCATGGCTCCGGTGCTGGCCTGCCGCGTGTTGCCCAGCATCGAGGTGACCATGGGCTACGAGCGGGACGAGAGCACCCGCTGGGGGAACTGGCCTCAAACCAACATGGTGCAGGCTGTGAAGGGCATGGGCGCTCGCCACGTCGTCCGTGAGCCATAC GAAGCCTATGTGGATGAGAAGAACAAAGTGGTCAGCACTCCGTCCTTCATGTGGGAGACGGATTATCACTATCACTATATATTCGATGGTGTTGGAAATATGGTCAAACATGTGATGCGTCTCTCCTCCAAGAAAGAGTAA
- the tmem127 gene encoding transmembrane protein 127, with product MYAPPGSTLPGGRRRRAGTSLPKQPERSLVSALPGALSITALCTALAEPAWLRVHGGACPRQELGVADVLGYIDPKLLDDYCVNPQIILLLRVIAAFCFLGILCSLTAFLLDVFGPKHSALKVTRRYAFAHILTVLQCATVIGFCYWTSELILALQQQHKKYHGSLIYVTFAISFYLVAGAGGASILATAANLLRHYPTEEEEQALELLSEMEDSSETFPADYDVANQFQPPPAYTP from the exons ATGTATGCGCCACCGGGTTCCACTCTCCCTGGAGGTCGGAGACGGAGAGCGGGCACCTCCCTGCCCAAGCAGCCGGAGCGGAGCTTGGTGTCGGCTCTGCCCGGAGCTCTGTCCATCACAGCGCTGTGCACGGCTCTGGCTGAACCGGCCTGGCTCCGGGTTCACGGAGGGGCCTGCCCTAGACAAGAGCTGGGGGTGGCGGATGTCTTGGGGTACATCGATCCCAAGCTTCTGGATG ATTACTGTGTAAACCCACAAATCATCCTGTTGCTGAGAGTCATCGCTGCCTTCTGTTTCCTCGGCATATTATGCAGTCTGACTGCTTTTCTGTTGGATGTGTTTGGACCCAAGCACTCTGCCCTAAAGGTCACACGCAGATATGCTTTTGCACATATACTAACAG TGCTGCAGTGTGCCACAGTAATTGGGTTTTGCTACTGGACCTCAGAACTGATCTTGGCgcttcagcagcagcacaaaaagTACCACGGCTCTCTCATATACGTCACCTTCGCCATCAGCTTCTACCTGGTGGCGGGCGCTGGCGGCGCATCGATCCTCGCCACCGCCGCAAACCTCCTACGCCACTACCccacggaggaggaggagcaggccCTGGAGTTGCTCTCGGAGATGGAGGACAGCAGCGAGACTTTTCCTGCCGACTACGACGTCGCCAATCAGTTTCAGCCGCCACCTGCCTACACGCCCTAA
- the ciao1 gene encoding putative cytosolic iron-sulfur protein assembly protein ciao1 yields MKEALSLVQRISAHPDSCCWFVSWSPSGALLASCGGDKAVRIWGREGDSWICKTVLQDGHQRTVRKVAWSPCGNYLASASFDATTCIWKKKNDDFESLTVLEGHENEVKCVAWAPSGNLLATCSRDKSVWVWEVDEDEEYECVTVLNAHTQDVKHVAWHPKKELLASASYDNNICIYKEEDDDWECQATLQGHTSTVWSLCFDASGERMASCSDDRTVKIWKECPSENGQGNLSWKCVCTLSGYHGRTVYDVAWCELTGALATACGDDAVRVFKEDVTASPDEPVFSLVAQETKAHSEDANCVSWNPKEAGLLASCSDNGEIVIWRFKEEELD; encoded by the exons ATGAAGGAAGCTCTGTCCCTGGTTCAGAGGATCAGCGCGCACCCGGACTCCTGCTGCTGGTTCGTCTCCTGGAGCCCGAGTGGGGCCCTGCTGGCTTCATGCGGTGGTGACAAGGCCGTCCGGATATGGGGCCGAGAGG gTGACTCTTGGATCTGTAAGACCGTGCTGCAGGATGGTCACCAGCGCACTGTGAGGAAGGTGGCCTGGTCACCTTGTGGCAATTATCTGGCCTCTGCCAGTTTTGATGCTACCACAtgcatctggaaaaaaaagaacgatGACTTTGAG AGCTTGACCGTGTTGGAAGGACACGAAAACGAGGTCAAATGCGTGGCGTGGGCTCCTTCAGGGAACCTCCTGGCCACCTGCAGCCGAGACAAGAGCGTCTGGGTTTGGGAAG tggatgaagatgaagaatACGAGTGTGTTACTGTGTTGAACGCTCACACACAAGATGTCAAGCATGTTGCGTGGCACCCCAAGAAGGAG CTTCTGGCTTCAGCCAGCTATGACAACAACATCTGCATTTACAAAGAGGAAGACGACGACTGGGAGTGCCAGGCCACCTTGCAGGGCCACACATCCACAGTGTGGAGTTTGTGTTTCGATGCCTCAGGGGAGAGGATGGCCTCCTGCAGTGATGACCGCACCGTGAAGATTTGGAAAGAGTGTCCCAGCGAGAATGGGCAAG GGAACCTCTCCTGGAAGTGTGTGTGCACCCTGTCTGGGTACCATGGACGAACGGTGTACGATGTCGCCTG GTGTGAACTGACGGGCGCTCTGGCGACCGCCTGCGGTGATGACGCAGTGAGAGTTTTCAAGGAGGATGTGACGGCCAGTCCTGATGAGCCAGTGTTTTCGCTCGTCGCCCAGGAGACCAAAGCTCACAGCGAGGATGCTAACTGCGTTTCCTGGAACCCGAAGGAGGCGGGCCTACTGGCTTCCTGCAGCGACAATGGAGAGATTGTAATTTGGAGGtttaaagaagaagaattagACTAA